The Rissa tridactyla isolate bRisTri1 chromosome 6, bRisTri1.patW.cur.20221130, whole genome shotgun sequence genome includes a region encoding these proteins:
- the FARSB gene encoding phenylalanine--tRNA ligase beta subunit isoform X2, translated as MPTVSVKRDLLFQALGRTYTDEEFNDLCFEFGLELDEITSEKDIISKEKGEEKAKGASETILYKIDVPANRYDLLCLEGLVRGLQVFKERINLPRYEKIIPPEGEGQRLIITGETVHVRPHAVAAVLRNITFTKERYDSFIDLQEKLHQNICRRRALVAIGTHDLDTISGPFTFTAKPPSEIKFKPLNQSQEYTASQIMDLYRTDSHLRHYLHLIENKPLYPVIYDSNGVVLSMPPIINGDHTKISVKTRNVFIECTATDITKAKIVLDIIVTMFSEYCEKPFSVEAAEVVYPNGKTHIYPELAYRKEKVKPELINKKIGISETPSSLAKLLTRMCLKSHVIGNGNNIEIEIPPTRADIIHACDIVEDAAIAYGYNNIQMTIPKTYTIANQLPLNKLTELLRLDLAAAGFTEALTFALCSQEDIADKLGMDISATKAVRIANPKTAEFQVARTTLLPGLLKTIAANRKMPLPLKLFEISDIVVKDPNTDVGARNYRHFCAVYYNKSPGFEIIHGLLDRVMQLLEVPPSEENGYTIKATEAFQKLSRDGMEIPCSSDIGI; from the exons ATGCCGACTGTCAGCGTGAAGCGGGACCTGCTCTTCCAGGCGCTGGGCAGGACCTACA CTGATGAAGAATTTAATGACCTTTGCTTTGAGTTTGGTTTGGAGCTTGATGAAATT ACATCTGAGAAAGACATAATAAGTAAagagaaaggtgaagaaaaggcaaagggtgCATCTGAAACCATTCTCTATAAAATTGATGTTCCTGCCAACCGTTATGATCTTCTTTGCCTTGAAGGGTTGGTCCGAGGATTGCAGGTCTTTAAAGAAAG GATAAATCTCCCTAGGTATGAAAAAATAATACCACCTGAGGGTGAAGGTCAGAGGCTGATTATCACTGGAGAG ACTGTCCATGTCCGTCCTCATGCCGTAGCTGCAGTCCTTCGTAATATAACTTTTACCAAGGAACGTTATGATAGTTTCATTGACCTCCAAGAAAAACTACACCAAAATATTTGCAG GAGAAGAGCGTTAGTAGCAATAGGTACCCATGACTTGGACACCATCTCTGGTCCATTTACTTTTACAGCTAAACCACCTTCTGAAATTAAATTCAAGCCCTTGAATCAATCCCAGGAGTACACAGCTTCACAAATTATGGATCTGTATAGG ACTGACAGCCACCTTCGACACTATTTACACCTAATAGAAAACAAGCCACTTTATCCTGTCATTTATGACAGCAACGGTGTTGTTCTGTCCATGCCACCAATCATCAATG GAGATCATACAAAAATAAGCGTAAAAACCAGAAATGTGTTTATTGAATGTACGGCCACAGATATTACAAAG GCAAAAATTGTTCTTGATATTATAGTCACGATGTTTAGTGAATATTGCGAGAAGCCATTCAG tGTTGAAGCAGCAGAAGTCGTTTATCCTAATGGGAAGACCCACATCTATCCG gAACTGGCTTACCGAAAAGAGAAGGTGAAACCAGAACTTATTAACAAGAAAATAGGCATCAG tgagaCTCCATCAAGCCTTGCAAAGCTGCTGACTAGGATGTGTTTGAAGTCACACGTCATAGGGAATGGGAACAATATAGAGATTGAAATCCCTCCTACCAGAGCGGACATTATCCATGCATGTGATATCGTAGAAGATGCAGCAATAGCTTATGGTTATAACAACATTCAGATGACTATTCCGAAAACGTACACCATAGCTAATCAA ctCCCCCTCAATAAGCTCACAGAACTTCTGAGACTGGACTTGGCAGCTGCTGGATTCACTGAAGCACTCACTTTTGCCCTG TGTTCTCAGGAAGACATTGCAGATAAACTTGGCATGGATATCTCTGCAACAAAAGCAGTGCGCATAGCAAACCCCAAAACTGCAGAATTTCAG GTGGCACGTACAACCCTCCTTCCTGGGCTCCTGAAAACTATTGCTGCTAACCGAAAGATGCCCTTGCCTCTGAAACTCTTTGAGATCTCTGACATTGTAGTAAAAGATCCTAATACAG aTGTAGGTGCAAGAAACTACAGGCATTTCTGTGCAGTTTATTACAACAAGAGCCCTGGGTTTGAGATTATCCACGGTTTGCTGGACAGGGTCATGCAGCTTCTTGAAGTACCACCAAGTGAAGAGAATGGCTACACAATCAAGGCAACTGAAG CATTTCAGAAGCTCTCCCGGGATGGCATGGAGATTCCTTGCAGTTCTGACATTGGAATTTAA
- the FARSB gene encoding phenylalanine--tRNA ligase beta subunit isoform X1: MPTVSVKRDLLFQALGRTYTDEEFNDLCFEFGLELDEITSEKDIISKEKGEEKAKGASETILYKIDVPANRYDLLCLEGLVRGLQVFKERINLPRYEKIIPPEGEGQRLIITGETVHVRPHAVAAVLRNITFTKERYDSFIDLQEKLHQNICRRRALVAIGTHDLDTISGPFTFTAKPPSEIKFKPLNQSQEYTASQIMDLYRTDSHLRHYLHLIENKPLYPVIYDSNGVVLSMPPIINGDHTKISVKTRNVFIECTATDITKAKIVLDIIVTMFSEYCEKPFSVEAAEVVYPNGKTHIYPELAYRKEKVKPELINKKIGISETPSSLAKLLTRMCLKSHVIGNGNNIEIEIPPTRADIIHACDIVEDAAIAYGYNNIQMTIPKTYTIANQLPLNKLTELLRLDLAAAGFTEALTFALCSQEDIADKLGMDISATKAVRIANPKTAEFQVARTTLLPGLLKTIAANRKMPLPLKLFEISDIVVKDPNTDVGARNYRHFCAVYYNKSPGFEIIHGLLDRVMQLLEVPPSEENGYTIKATEGSAFFPGRCAEIFAKGQSIGKLGVLHPDVITKFELTMPCSALEINIEPFV; this comes from the exons ATGCCGACTGTCAGCGTGAAGCGGGACCTGCTCTTCCAGGCGCTGGGCAGGACCTACA CTGATGAAGAATTTAATGACCTTTGCTTTGAGTTTGGTTTGGAGCTTGATGAAATT ACATCTGAGAAAGACATAATAAGTAAagagaaaggtgaagaaaaggcaaagggtgCATCTGAAACCATTCTCTATAAAATTGATGTTCCTGCCAACCGTTATGATCTTCTTTGCCTTGAAGGGTTGGTCCGAGGATTGCAGGTCTTTAAAGAAAG GATAAATCTCCCTAGGTATGAAAAAATAATACCACCTGAGGGTGAAGGTCAGAGGCTGATTATCACTGGAGAG ACTGTCCATGTCCGTCCTCATGCCGTAGCTGCAGTCCTTCGTAATATAACTTTTACCAAGGAACGTTATGATAGTTTCATTGACCTCCAAGAAAAACTACACCAAAATATTTGCAG GAGAAGAGCGTTAGTAGCAATAGGTACCCATGACTTGGACACCATCTCTGGTCCATTTACTTTTACAGCTAAACCACCTTCTGAAATTAAATTCAAGCCCTTGAATCAATCCCAGGAGTACACAGCTTCACAAATTATGGATCTGTATAGG ACTGACAGCCACCTTCGACACTATTTACACCTAATAGAAAACAAGCCACTTTATCCTGTCATTTATGACAGCAACGGTGTTGTTCTGTCCATGCCACCAATCATCAATG GAGATCATACAAAAATAAGCGTAAAAACCAGAAATGTGTTTATTGAATGTACGGCCACAGATATTACAAAG GCAAAAATTGTTCTTGATATTATAGTCACGATGTTTAGTGAATATTGCGAGAAGCCATTCAG tGTTGAAGCAGCAGAAGTCGTTTATCCTAATGGGAAGACCCACATCTATCCG gAACTGGCTTACCGAAAAGAGAAGGTGAAACCAGAACTTATTAACAAGAAAATAGGCATCAG tgagaCTCCATCAAGCCTTGCAAAGCTGCTGACTAGGATGTGTTTGAAGTCACACGTCATAGGGAATGGGAACAATATAGAGATTGAAATCCCTCCTACCAGAGCGGACATTATCCATGCATGTGATATCGTAGAAGATGCAGCAATAGCTTATGGTTATAACAACATTCAGATGACTATTCCGAAAACGTACACCATAGCTAATCAA ctCCCCCTCAATAAGCTCACAGAACTTCTGAGACTGGACTTGGCAGCTGCTGGATTCACTGAAGCACTCACTTTTGCCCTG TGTTCTCAGGAAGACATTGCAGATAAACTTGGCATGGATATCTCTGCAACAAAAGCAGTGCGCATAGCAAACCCCAAAACTGCAGAATTTCAG GTGGCACGTACAACCCTCCTTCCTGGGCTCCTGAAAACTATTGCTGCTAACCGAAAGATGCCCTTGCCTCTGAAACTCTTTGAGATCTCTGACATTGTAGTAAAAGATCCTAATACAG aTGTAGGTGCAAGAAACTACAGGCATTTCTGTGCAGTTTATTACAACAAGAGCCCTGGGTTTGAGATTATCCACGGTTTGCTGGACAGGGTCATGCAGCTTCTTGAAGTACCACCAAGTGAAGAGAATGGCTACACAATCAAGGCAACTGAAG